The following proteins are encoded in a genomic region of Mycoplasmopsis columbinasalis:
- the argF gene encoding ornithine carbamoyltransferase: MPRNLLGRSLDSALNWTTEEVNYVLDLSLDLKKAKQQGLHVNTRPLVGKNIVILFQKDSTRTRCAFEVAAADLGASCTYIGPAGSNFGKKESIEDTAKVLGQMYDGIEFRGFKQSDVDALVKYSGVPVWNGLTDAEHPTQMFADYMTIKEFKGDLKGKKLVFAGDIKNNVARSLLIGAAFFGVHIVLCGPKSQHEIVKNGPDHKAVFDACQELFKRNGGSVTFSDNKLEAAKDADAIYTDVWVSLGEDFSLFEPRIQELGKFQVDMDMIKAAKEDVIFLHCLPAFHDDHTQFSAEIKATLGAKYPVVATGAMEVTDEVFQSKYNKSIEQAGNRMHTIKAVILATLGY; encoded by the coding sequence ATGCCAAGAAATTTATTAGGTCGTTCACTTGATAGTGCGCTTAACTGAACAACAGAAGAAGTTAATTACGTGCTTGACCTTTCACTTGACCTTAAAAAAGCTAAACAACAAGGTTTACATGTTAACACCAGACCACTTGTTGGCAAAAACATCGTAATTCTTTTCCAAAAAGATTCAACCAGAACACGTTGTGCTTTTGAAGTGGCAGCTGCTGACTTAGGAGCATCATGTACATACATCGGACCAGCTGGTTCAAACTTTGGTAAAAAAGAATCGATCGAAGATACAGCTAAAGTTTTAGGCCAAATGTATGATGGTATCGAATTTAGAGGTTTCAAACAATCAGATGTTGATGCGCTTGTGAAATACTCAGGTGTGCCAGTGTGAAATGGTTTAACTGACGCAGAACACCCAACTCAAATGTTTGCTGACTACATGACCATCAAAGAATTCAAAGGCGACCTTAAAGGTAAAAAACTTGTGTTCGCAGGTGACATCAAGAATAATGTTGCTCGTTCATTGCTTATCGGTGCTGCTTTCTTTGGTGTGCACATTGTGCTTTGTGGACCAAAATCACAACACGAAATTGTTAAAAATGGTCCAGACCACAAAGCGGTTTTTGATGCTTGTCAAGAATTATTCAAGAGAAATGGTGGTTCAGTCACATTCTCAGACAATAAACTCGAAGCAGCTAAAGATGCTGATGCAATTTACACTGACGTGTGAGTATCACTTGGTGAAGACTTTTCATTATTTGAACCAAGAATTCAAGAATTAGGTAAATTCCAAGTAGATATGGACATGATTAAAGCAGCGAAAGAAGATGTCATTTTCCTTCACTGCTTACCAGCATTCCACGACGACCACACTCAATTCTCAGCTGAAATTAAAGCTACACTTGGCGCTAAATATCCAGTAGTAGCTACTGGTGCAATGGAAGTTACCGACGAAGTGTTCCAATCAAAATACAACAAATCAATCGAACAAGCTGGTAACAGAATGCACACAATCAAGGCAGTAATTTTAGCAACTTTAGGTTACTAA
- the arcC gene encoding carbamate kinase — protein MSKKIVIALGGNALGNTPSEQKELVQVPAKKVAELIKAGNKVLVGHGNGPQVGMIFNAFADAKKSNPKTALVPFAEAGGMSQGYIGYHMLTAISNELIKTGLGAKQVLYYLTQTIVDANDKAFANPTKPVGPFYATKADAEANNPNSVIVEDAGRGYRKVVPSPKPLDVVGLSAMKAAFDAGHVVIAGGGGGIPTIINADGTYQGVDGVIDKDFALAKIAAKVEADTFVILTAVDYIYVNYNKPDQKKLETVTVSELETYIGQNQFAPGSMLPKVQAAIDFVKANKTNVALIASLDKVEEALAGHSGTKIIFG, from the coding sequence ATGTCAAAAAAAATAGTTATTGCCTTAGGTGGAAATGCACTTGGTAACACCCCAAGTGAGCAAAAAGAATTGGTGCAAGTACCAGCTAAAAAAGTTGCTGAACTCATCAAAGCTGGCAACAAAGTTTTAGTAGGTCACGGCAATGGTCCGCAAGTTGGTATGATCTTCAACGCTTTTGCTGATGCTAAAAAAAGTAATCCTAAAACTGCACTTGTACCTTTTGCTGAAGCAGGTGGTATGAGCCAAGGTTACATTGGTTACCACATGTTAACTGCTATTTCAAACGAATTAATTAAAACTGGACTTGGTGCAAAGCAAGTACTTTACTACTTGACCCAAACAATTGTTGACGCTAACGATAAAGCCTTTGCTAATCCAACCAAACCAGTTGGTCCTTTCTACGCTACCAAAGCAGATGCTGAAGCAAACAATCCTAATTCAGTTATTGTTGAAGATGCTGGTCGTGGCTACCGTAAAGTTGTACCATCACCAAAACCACTTGATGTTGTTGGTTTAAGCGCGATGAAAGCAGCTTTCGATGCCGGTCACGTGGTGATTGCCGGAGGTGGCGGTGGTATTCCAACTATTATCAATGCTGATGGTACATACCAAGGTGTTGATGGAGTTATTGACAAAGACTTTGCGCTTGCTAAAATCGCAGCGAAAGTGGAAGCTGATACCTTTGTAATTCTTACTGCTGTTGATTACATTTATGTCAACTACAACAAACCTGATCAAAAGAAACTTGAAACAGTCACAGTTTCAGAATTAGAAACTTACATTGGTCAAAATCAATTTGCTCCAGGTAGTATGCTACCAAAAGTGCAAGCTGCAATTGATTTTGTAAAAGCAAACAAAACAAATGTAGCTTTAATTGCTTCACTTGATAAAGTAGAAGAAGCACTCGCTGGTCATAGTGGTACCAAAATTATTTTTGGTTAA
- a CDS encoding APC family permease, producing the protein MSNQETKNAPEISQKKKISFFSAMLIVVGGSIGAGIFFKSESVLSNSQSSLILAIFSWILASFAIICMALALIEIASVKNDNLSLISWAKIFTNRTLYNATKNFMTYIYLPLTYFFMPLYVFLPLQDGLGALINTDASPAVIGTQVDWLIWLIIALVLTVYFLTIPAFFSKVGDVQNKIVLSIKFIPLLFVALIGFVLAFSGHGGLQDVKAGIVIPSDGELTPVAGATLSQVSGMGAFFGIFLSLTAIFFAYDGFYVAAGISSEMKQPKKTPLAIFLGLGVTTIIYVVIAISMSINGGSFTNMREQMISLFGGAGNQAAVKAGNTIYGLINIFIAIGVLGIINGFSMWAPRFVEDLIAQGELPYWQKFFRKLNSNKPKVGSLYSIAISIPIVVLFFIIGAYGYYPTVSYYDVYGGVTMHKLYSFADLMSNWTALFTFGFISFAIFGALLNKKTNKIKINQTVKGFKFFAATSVALIWLALSMQVIEPFANIFSLAVLQKEGNPNYTSAVVSRVMTIVVLFIFIGLSFGPSIIEDKLHIKKYGSLANWEAEKSRILATAQV; encoded by the coding sequence ATGAGTAATCAAGAAACAAAAAATGCTCCTGAGATTAGTCAAAAAAAGAAAATTTCCTTCTTTTCTGCCATGCTAATTGTTGTTGGTGGATCAATTGGCGCGGGAATTTTCTTCAAGTCAGAATCAGTGCTTAGTAATTCACAAAGCAGCTTGATCCTTGCGATTTTTTCGTGAATCTTAGCTTCTTTTGCAATTATTTGCATGGCGCTTGCGCTTATTGAAATTGCGAGCGTAAAAAATGACAACTTATCTCTTATTAGTTGAGCAAAAATTTTTACTAACCGAACTTTGTACAACGCGACAAAGAACTTTATGACTTACATCTATCTACCATTAACCTACTTCTTTATGCCACTTTATGTGTTTTTACCACTACAAGATGGGCTTGGGGCTCTAATCAACACAGATGCAAGTCCGGCTGTAATTGGCACACAAGTAGATTGATTAATTTGATTAATCATCGCGTTAGTGCTTACAGTTTACTTTCTAACTATTCCAGCTTTCTTCTCAAAAGTTGGTGATGTGCAAAACAAAATTGTGCTTTCAATTAAATTTATTCCTTTACTTTTCGTGGCTTTAATTGGCTTTGTACTTGCTTTTTCTGGTCACGGTGGTTTACAAGATGTAAAAGCAGGAATTGTTATTCCTAGTGATGGAGAATTAACTCCAGTAGCAGGTGCTACACTTTCACAAGTAAGTGGTATGGGTGCTTTCTTTGGAATTTTTCTTTCATTAACTGCAATTTTCTTTGCATACGATGGTTTCTATGTTGCTGCTGGTATTTCATCAGAAATGAAACAACCTAAAAAAACTCCACTTGCTATTTTCCTTGGCCTTGGTGTTACTACAATTATTTATGTAGTGATTGCAATTTCAATGTCAATTAACGGTGGTTCATTCACAAATATGCGTGAGCAAATGATTAGCTTGTTTGGTGGTGCAGGTAACCAAGCAGCAGTCAAAGCTGGTAACACCATCTATGGTTTAATTAACATCTTTATTGCAATTGGTGTGCTTGGAATCATTAATGGTTTTTCAATGTGAGCACCACGTTTTGTTGAAGATCTAATCGCTCAAGGTGAATTACCATACTGACAAAAATTCTTCCGTAAACTAAATTCTAATAAACCAAAAGTTGGTTCACTTTACAGCATAGCAATTTCAATTCCAATTGTTGTATTATTCTTTATTATAGGTGCATACGGTTATTATCCTACTGTATCATACTACGATGTTTATGGTGGCGTGACAATGCATAAACTTTATAGTTTTGCTGATTTGATGTCAAACTGAACGGCCTTGTTCACATTTGGATTTATTTCCTTCGCTATTTTCGGGGCGTTGTTGAACAAAAAAACAAACAAAATTAAAATTAATCAAACCGTCAAAGGATTCAAATTCTTTGCCGCTACTTCGGTGGCTCTTATCTGGCTTGCACTTTCAATGCAAGTGATCGAACCTTTTGCTAATATCTTTAGTTTAGCAGTCTTGCAAAAAGAAGGCAACCCTAATTACACTTCTGCAGTTGTTTCACGTGTAATGACAATTGTTGTACTCTTTATTTTCATTGGACTTTCATTTGGTCCATCAATCATTGAAGATAAACTTCACATTAAAAAATATGGTTCGCTTGCAAATTGAGAAGCTGAAAAATCAAGAATTTTAGCAACTGCGCAAGTTTAA
- a CDS encoding large conductance mechanosensitive channel protein MscL, which translates to MFKKAGKDAWNVVKRGNMFMLAIGLLLGAAFNEVVKSLANDVIMAAIANTFKVDSVADLKVGAVLIGKFLAALISFLIVALIVFITLWAIFLVRNIVVAKKATKKSQTPSVTPQPDTQELILAELRKLNQHWQQTQTIQPDAETK; encoded by the coding sequence ATGTTTAAAAAAGCAGGGAAAGATGCCTGAAACGTGGTTAAACGTGGAAATATGTTTATGTTAGCAATCGGATTGTTACTTGGAGCAGCTTTTAATGAAGTTGTTAAATCACTTGCTAATGATGTAATTATGGCAGCAATTGCGAACACTTTTAAAGTTGATAGTGTTGCTGATTTAAAGGTTGGTGCAGTTTTAATTGGTAAGTTTCTCGCAGCGTTAATTTCATTCTTAATTGTTGCCTTAATTGTTTTTATCACCTTGTGAGCCATCTTTTTAGTCCGGAACATTGTAGTAGCAAAAAAGGCAACGAAAAAATCGCAAACCCCTTCTGTTACACCACAACCTGATACACAAGAATTAATTCTCGCAGAACTTAGAAAACTTAACCAACACTGACAACAAACACAAACAATTCAACCAGACGCAGAAACAAAATAA
- a CDS encoding cupin domain-containing protein translates to MLKLNKIINLDEFFNENKPAQNSECFLPLFESKQIKIAAIASNSLVETGWMINQGIEFCLLYKGTALLSDKQGQLIHMKAGDILKIDAKAKHKIVSTSPEALWLAIYLN, encoded by the coding sequence ATGCTTAAACTAAACAAAATAATTAATCTTGATGAATTTTTTAATGAAAATAAACCAGCTCAGAATTCGGAATGTTTTCTTCCGCTTTTTGAGTCAAAGCAAATAAAAATTGCTGCAATCGCTTCTAATTCTCTTGTTGAAACTGGCTGAATGATAAATCAAGGAATTGAATTTTGTTTACTATACAAAGGTACAGCTCTTTTAAGCGACAAACAAGGGCAGCTGATTCATATGAAAGCAGGTGATATACTTAAAATTGACGCTAAAGCTAAACACAAAATTGTGTCAACTTCACCAGAGGCTTTATGATTAGCGATTTATTTAAATTAA